The Primulina eburnea isolate SZY01 chromosome 6, ASM2296580v1, whole genome shotgun sequence genome contains a region encoding:
- the LOC140834620 gene encoding amine oxidase [copper-containing] gamma 2-like, with amino-acid sequence MEGKDFHRCLLFIFGVVVVTVFIVFNFPNPLSDKVDLLHCATNSAWCTSKNRILRHPTEAVLRHDHTADVPHHPLDPLTIQEMNKVQKVIVSFFNKSAYAVHSLVLEEPDKEVVLKWRKGDDLPPRKASVIARAAGKSYILTVDIESGDVTEEDTSHISGYPLVTLEDMESTIRAPLASAAFNRTVVERGVDPNDVACLPFSPGWFGKSEDGRRLVKLECFTIKDTINFYMRPIEGIIVITDLDTKEIIEIVDKGKHIPIPKGTGSDYRMLADNSAIKLQNPISMEQPNGPNFVIDGNHLVKWANWEFHLKADPRSGVIISGAKIKDPDSGVVRNVMYKGFTSELFVPYMDPEEAWYFKTYMDAGEYGFGLQSLALDPLNDCPRNAKYMDAVFAAADGKPYVRPNMICIFERYAGDAAWRHTESALVIGEEVREARPKISLVARFVATLANYDYIVDWEFHADGLIHAKVSLTGMVIVKGTSYVNMNQVNDSEEMYGTLLSDNIVGVVHDHFINFYLDMDIDGTDNSFVNVHLQREYTKNNVPRRSYMKLNKTVAKTEKEAQLRLKLYDPSEFHVINPNKQTKVGNSVGYKLVPSGGTAASLLDPEDIPQKRGAFTNNQIWVTRYNKSEQWAGGLFAYQSHGDDTLQVWSDRDRSIVNTDIVLWYTLGFHHVPCQEDFPIMPTVSSGFDLKPVNFFERNPILRVAPYVEKDLPVCKAAASA; translated from the exons ATGGAAGGCAAAGATTTCCATCGCTGCCTCTTATTCATCTTCGGCGTAGTGGTTGTCACGgtctttattgttttcaatttccCGAATCCACTCTCAGATAAGGTTGATTTACTCCACTGCGCCACCAACTCCGCCTGGTGCACCTCCAAGAACCGTATCCTCCGCCACCCGACCGAGGCCGTGCTACGCCATGACCACACGGCTGACGTGCCTCACCACCCCCTCGACCCGCTCACCATCCAGGAGATGAACAAAGTGCAGAAAGTTATCGTATCATTCTTTAATAAGTCAGCGTATGCAGTTCACTCTCTGGTTTTGGAAGAGCCCGACAAGGAGGTGGTCCTGAAGTGGCGAAAGGGCGATGATCTGCCACCGAGGAAAGCGTCCGTGATTGCACGCGCCGCCGGGAAGAGTTACATCTTGACGGTGGATATTGAAAGCGGGGATGTGACGGAGGAGGACACAAGCCACATCTCAGGATACCCTCTGGTGACGCTGGAGGATATGGAGAGTACCATCCGGGCTCCGCTTGCTAGTGCTGCTTTCAATCGCACAGTAGTCGAAAGAGGAGTAGATCCCAACGATGTAGCTTGCTTGCCTTTTTCCCCCGGATGGTTTG GGAAGTCCGAGGATGgaagaagattagtgaaattaGAATGTTTCACCATCAAGGACACCATAAACTTCTACATGAGACCTATTGAAGGAATCATTGTAATTACTGATTTGGACACAAAAGAAATAATTGAAATTGTGGACAAAGGGAAGCACATCCCCATCCCCAAAGGCACTGGCTCAGATTACCGGATGTTGGCAGATAATTCCGCGATCAAACTCCAAAACCCGATTTCAATGGAGCAACCCAATGGCCCAAACTTTGTCATTGATGGTAATCATCTGGTCAAGTGGGCAAACTGGGAATTTCACTTGAAGGCCGACCCGAGATCCGGGGTCATAATTTCCGGGGCCAAGATCAAGGATCCCGATAGCGGTGTGGTTCGAAATGTGATGTACAAGGGGTTTACATCAGAGTTGTTTGTGCCTTATATGGACCCTGAGGAGGCATGGTACTTCAAGACTTACATGGATGCTGGTGAATACGGTTTCGGGCTCCAGTCATTGGCTCTCGACCCGCTTAATGATTGCCCACGGAACGCGAAATATATGGATGCTGTGTTTGCTGCAGCAGATGGAAAACCTTATGTTAGGCCTAATATGATATGTATATTTGAGAGGTATGCAGGGGATGCTGCTTGGAGACACACTGAGAGCGCACTTGTTATAGGCGAAGAG gtCCGAGAGGCGAGGCCAAAGATTTCACTAGTCGCGAGATTTGTTGCAACGCTTGCGAACTATGATTATATTGTGGACTGGGAGTTCCATGCTGATGGACTGATTCATGCTAAG GTTTCACTGACTGGCATGGTGATCGTTAAAGGAACTTCGTATGTCAACATGAACCAAGTGAACGACTCAGAAGAAATGTACGGAACCCTCCTATCAGATAACATAGTCGGAGTTGTGCACGATCATTTCATCAACTTCTATCTCGATATGGACATCGATGGCACAGATAATTCCTTCGTAAATGTccatctgcagagggaatacaCGAAAAACAACGTTCCTCGAAGGAGTTACATGAAACTTAACAAAACCGTTGCAAAGACAGAGAAGGAGGCTCAGTTGAGGTTGAAGCTGTATGATCCATCAGAATTCCATGTTATCAACCCGAATAAGCAAACGAAAGTGGGGAACTCGGTTGGATACAAGCTCGTCCCTTCAGGCGGCACTGCTGCTAGCCTGCTCGATCCTGAGGATATCCCACAAAAGAGAGGTGCTTTCACGAACAACCAAATCTGGGTTACTCGGTATAACAAGTCGGAGCAATGGGCAGGAGGGTTGTTCGCATACCAGAGTCACGGTGATGACACACTTCAAGTATGGTCTGACAG GGATCGGTCGATCGTAAACACGGACATTGTCTTGTGGTATACATTGGGATTTCATCACGTTCCATGCCAAGAGGATTTCCCAATTATGCCAACGGTGTCGTCAGGGTTCGACTTGAAGCCGGTAAATTTCTTCGAGAGAAATCCTATTCTGAGAGTCGCCCCTTATGTTGAAAAAGACCTACCAGTTTGCAAGGCTGCGGCTTCAGCTTGA